From a region of the Mercurialis annua linkage group LG1-X, ddMerAnnu1.2, whole genome shotgun sequence genome:
- the LOC126664707 gene encoding external alternative NAD(P)H-ubiquinone oxidoreductase B3, mitochondrial-like — MKGLSLYKRASRGFHEHPFLSKFAILCAVSGGGLVAFADANAMAPSEVVPKKKKIVVLGTGWAGTSFLKKLDNPLYDVQVISPRNYFAFTPLLPSVTCGTVEARSIVEPIRNIVRKKNVDVSFWEAECFKIDAVNKKVHCRSNSNGKEEFDVEYDYLVIAMGARSNTFNTPGVVEHCNFLKEVEDAQKIRREVIDSFEKASLPNLSDEERKRILHFVVVGGGPTGVEFAAELHDYVNEDLVRLYPAAKDFVKITLLEAADHILGMFDKRITDFAEEKFKRDGIDVQLGSMVVKVSDKEISTKVRGNGSTASIPYGMVVWSTGIGTHPVIRDFMQQIGQTNRRAVATDEWLRVEGCNDIYALGDCATVNQRKVMEDISAIFKKADKDNSGTLTVKEFKEVINDICERYPQVELYLKNKKLHNIADLLKEAKGDAAKETIELNIEELKKALSEVDSQMKFLPATAQVASQQGTYLATCFNRIEEAEKNPEGPLRFRGEGRHRFRPFRYKHLGQFAPLGGEQTAAQLPGDWVSIGHSSQWLWYSVYASKQVSWRTRALVVSDWTRRFIFGRDSSRI; from the exons ATGAAAGGTTTAAGCCTGTATAAAAGAGCTTCTAGAGGCTTCCATGAACATCCTTTCCTCTCTAAGTTTGCTATTCTCTGCGCCGTCAG TGGCGGTGGCCTTGTAGCTTTTGCTGATGCAAATGCTATGGCACCATCTGAGGTTGTTCCCAAGAAAAAGAAGATAGTCGTCCTTGGAACTGGTTGGGCAGGAACTAGTTTTCTGAAGAAGTTAGATAATCCTTTATATGATGTTCAAGTGATTTCCCCTCGAAACTATTTCGCCTTCACTCCCCTGCTACCAAGTGTTACATGTGGTACAGTTGAAGCTCGTAGCATTGTCGAACCTATTCGTAACATTGTCAGGAAG AAAAATGTGGACGTTAGTTTCTGGGAAGCTGAATGTTTCAAGATCGATGCAGTAAACAAAAAAGTTCACTGTCGGTCGAATTCAAATGGGAAAGAAGAATTTGATGTAGAATATGACTACCTTGTAATAGCCATGGGAGCTCGCTCAAATACATTCAACACTCCTGGCGTGGTGGAGCATTGCAATTTCTTGAAG GAAGTCGAAGATGCTCAGAAAATCCGTAGGGAAGTTATTGACTCTTTTGAGAAGGCTAGTCTTCCAAACTTAAGTgatgaagaaagaaagagaatTCTTCATTTTGTGGTGGTCGGTGGTGGCCCTACTGGTGTAGAATTTGCTGCAGAGCTTCATGATTATGTTAATGAAGACTTGGTCAGATTGTATCCTGCAGCCAAAGATTTTGTGAAGATAACCCTTCTCGAGGCAGCGGATCATATACTAGGCAT GTTTGACAAGAGAATTACAGATTTTGCTgaagaaaagttcaaaagagATGGCATTGATGTGCAGTTGGGGTCAATGGTCGTGAAAGTATCTGACAAAGAAATTTCTACCAAGGTGCGGGGAAACGGGTCAACTGCTTCTATACCTTATGGAATGGTTGTCTGGTCAACTGGAATCGGAACTCATCCTGTCATAAGGGATTTTATGCAGCAAATTGGTCAG ACTAACAGGCGTGCTGTAGCAACTGATGAATGGTTGCGAGTTGAAGGATGCAATGATATATATGCACTTGGAGATTGTGCAACAGTTAACCAGCGCAAAGTCATG GAGGATATCTCAGCAATATTCAAGAAGGCAGACAAGGATAACTCTGGAACTCTCacagtaaaagaatttaaagaaGTCATTAATGACATTTGCGAAAGATACCCCCAAGTGGAACTTTATTTGAAGAATAAGAAATTGCACAATATAGCTGATCTTCTGAAGGAAGCCAAAGGGGATGCTGCAAAAGAAACCATCGAACTAAATATCGAAGAGCTAAAAAAAGCTCTTTCTGAAGTGGATTCTCAGATGAAGTTTCTCCCAGCAACAGCTCAG GTTGCTTCTCAACAAGGTACTTACCTTGCCACTTGCTTCAACCGCATAGAAGAGGCTGAAAAGAATCCAGAAGGCCCTCTGAGGTTCAGGGGAGAAGGTCGCCATCGTTTTCGCCCATTCAG ATACAAGCATCTTGGGCAATTTGCTCCATTAGGAGGAGAGCAGACGGCAGCTCAATTACCTGGTGATTGGGTTTCAATCGGGCACAGCAGTCAGTGGCTTTGGTATTCCGTCTATGCGAG CAAGCAAGTGAGCTGGCGCACAAGAGCCTTGGTGGTTTCCGACTGGACAAGGCGTTTCATCTTTGGAAGGGATTCCAGTAGAATCTGA